A genomic region of Rheinheimera sp. MMS21-TC3 contains the following coding sequences:
- a CDS encoding DUF6999 family protein produces MSTDFNNGNTHSSKQSANSSKASAYLKAIAQDNSLPIEQSALDLWLKDLQNPLRWGIRPLLQFIFAVLLHIVWFFKRLPLPQFSAHVSLQKLICWFCTHFVSREANLLILRHYATESNILNFLAANSPDANFKPVQLYPKSIAQMQQASFVDHDQELFRLFAELGPWHHPAKPLAKAELNWQHWQPIDMAEFQFTEKRRQWLDFESAHALFMCLFCLLLTREEYRDAINGFNLDQSIAKRIGDLVGNPNLTEMAYNKYPHYLVGPWNLGQRFLMHGFFTEHLYTYLDQLRQSSKDSGEKDTSTI; encoded by the coding sequence ATGAGTACTGATTTTAACAATGGCAATACTCATTCTAGCAAGCAAAGCGCTAACTCTAGTAAGGCTAGTGCTTATTTAAAGGCGATTGCTCAAGACAATTCGTTGCCAATAGAGCAGTCGGCGTTAGATTTATGGTTAAAAGACTTACAAAATCCCCTGCGCTGGGGCATTCGGCCATTGTTGCAGTTTATCTTTGCTGTATTACTGCACATTGTTTGGTTTTTTAAGCGACTGCCGTTACCGCAATTTAGTGCTCATGTTAGTTTACAAAAGCTTATTTGCTGGTTTTGCACCCATTTTGTTAGTCGTGAAGCTAACCTGCTGATATTGCGTCATTATGCGACGGAATCAAATATTCTTAACTTTTTAGCGGCTAATAGCCCTGATGCTAACTTTAAACCCGTGCAGCTATATCCTAAAAGTATCGCTCAAATGCAACAGGCAAGTTTTGTCGACCATGATCAAGAGCTATTTCGATTGTTCGCAGAGCTAGGGCCTTGGCATCATCCGGCCAAGCCATTAGCTAAAGCTGAGCTTAATTGGCAGCATTGGCAGCCTATAGATATGGCAGAGTTTCAGTTTACTGAAAAGCGCCGTCAGTGGCTTGATTTTGAAAGTGCCCACGCGTTATTTATGTGTTTATTCTGCTTGCTGTTAACTCGAGAAGAATATCGTGATGCCATTAATGGTTTTAATTTAGATCAGTCTATTGCTAAGCGTATTGGCGATTTGGTGGGCAATCCTAATTTAACCGAAATGGCTTATAACAAGTACCCTCATTATTTAGTCGGGCCATGGAACTTAGGTCAGCGCTTTTTAATGCACGGCTTTTTTACCGAGCATTTATACACTTATTTAGACCAGCTGCGACAAAGTAGTAAGGATAGTGGCGAAAAAGACACTAGTACCATTTAA
- a CDS encoding diguanylate cyclase, translated as MLQTNQLLIQLMLYVYLPLWGIAGFVDWCCHRATRIEHTSGLKESLVHSLMGIQMAVPILLCLLFKVNVLILLICIAAWLAHEAVAHYDVHYAAPKRHISVWEMHAHNYLATLPLYMLLLIIVINYQVFIKLITFNWQGEFSLNRMPYAHGGDGYLPYYLGFMAVVCVLPYMEENLRCLVVALKNKTSTA; from the coding sequence GTGTTGCAAACAAATCAGTTACTTATTCAGTTGATGCTTTATGTTTATCTACCGCTATGGGGGATAGCCGGTTTTGTTGACTGGTGCTGCCATCGCGCTACTCGTATTGAACATACCTCTGGCTTGAAAGAATCATTAGTGCATTCATTAATGGGCATACAAATGGCTGTGCCTATTTTGTTGTGTCTGTTGTTTAAAGTGAATGTGCTTATTTTATTAATTTGCATCGCGGCTTGGCTGGCGCATGAGGCGGTTGCCCATTATGACGTGCATTATGCTGCGCCTAAACGGCATATTAGTGTTTGGGAAATGCATGCCCACAATTATTTAGCTACCTTGCCGTTATATATGCTGCTGTTAATTATTGTTATTAATTATCAGGTGTTTATAAAGCTGATTACCTTTAATTGGCAGGGCGAGTTTAGTTTAAACCGCATGCCTTATGCGCATGGCGGTGACGGTTATTTGCCTTATTATCTTGGTTTTATGGCCGTGGTATGTGTGTTGCCTTATATGGAAGAAAACTTACGCTGCTTAGTGGTGGCATTAAAGAATAAGACGAGTACAGCATGA
- a CDS encoding GlyGly-CTERM sorting domain-containing protein (This protein contains a GlyGly-CTERM protein-sorting domain, as detected by TIGR03501. These domains are found at the C-terminus of secreted proteins in organisms that possess both rhombosortase, which is an intramembrane serine proteinase (see TIGR03902), and a type II secretion system (T2SS). In at least some cases, such as VesB from Vibrio cholerae, cleavage by rhombosortase is followed first by attachment of a glycerophosphoethanolamine-containing moiety, then by transport by the T2SS across the outer membrane and release into the medium in soluble form.) produces the protein MVTATMSKTSVDVGTNGGTVLGTVAVQVKEADATLVSVSTNNSLFNVVNNNLVLTRMPTKADAKSHSVVITATDSSGMTGTSTVTVTVNKTSSGTFGWFSLLALPLLLLRRKRD, from the coding sequence ATGGTAACAGCAACAATGAGTAAAACCTCAGTTGATGTTGGTACTAATGGTGGCACAGTGCTTGGTACTGTTGCAGTTCAAGTGAAAGAAGCTGATGCTACTTTAGTTAGTGTAAGCACAAATAACTCACTATTTAATGTGGTTAATAACAATTTAGTGTTAACGCGTATGCCGACTAAAGCAGATGCTAAATCACACAGTGTTGTTATTACGGCTACTGACTCTTCTGGTATGACTGGAACATCAACAGTAACTGTAACGGTTAACAAAACATCAAGCGGTACTTTTGGCTGGTTTAGTTTATTAGCTTTACCCTTGTTGTTATTACGTCGTAAGCGTGATTAA
- a CDS encoding S8 family serine peptidase, with protein sequence MELNSQPTSYALSGKSFDRQRAQQLTMQIEQAQQQVAGYLQQLDKDAQVLTTTKHLAVSLVVKATPEALVKLAKNPAVKQILPVFDSKPMVAASQEYINAKSVVESGTATGAGIKVAILDSGVDYTHAALGGEGTEEAYAAAFANQTAVTWPQGKVIGGYDFINDDPNPIDPLSGGHGTSVANSVNGIAPEVEFYAYTVCTGTCPGVAQINALESAMDPNGDGDLSDRVDVINMSLGGDFGSTNASGGAPFLIQNAVNLGVNVVISAGNDGPNPFIIITRSIIN encoded by the coding sequence GTGGAGCTAAATTCTCAGCCAACGAGTTATGCCTTATCAGGTAAAAGCTTTGACAGACAACGTGCTCAGCAGTTAACTATGCAAATAGAGCAGGCTCAGCAACAAGTCGCTGGCTATTTACAACAGCTAGATAAAGATGCCCAAGTTTTAACAACCACTAAGCATCTAGCCGTATCTCTAGTAGTTAAAGCCACGCCTGAGGCATTAGTTAAATTAGCAAAAAATCCTGCAGTTAAACAAATTCTTCCTGTATTTGATAGCAAGCCAATGGTCGCTGCTAGCCAGGAGTATATTAATGCGAAATCTGTTGTTGAGTCGGGTACGGCAACAGGTGCGGGTATTAAAGTTGCTATTTTAGACTCGGGTGTCGACTATACACATGCTGCCCTAGGTGGCGAGGGTACTGAAGAGGCTTATGCAGCAGCCTTCGCTAACCAAACAGCGGTTACCTGGCCGCAAGGTAAGGTAATTGGTGGTTATGATTTTATTAATGATGATCCAAACCCAATTGATCCTTTAAGTGGCGGCCATGGTACATCGGTTGCTAACTCGGTTAATGGTATTGCTCCTGAAGTTGAATTTTATGCCTATACAGTGTGTACTGGCACTTGTCCGGGTGTAGCACAAATTAATGCCTTAGAAAGTGCGATGGACCCAAATGGTGATGGCGATTTATCTGATCGTGTAGACGTTATTAATATGTCGCTAGGTGGCGATTTTGGCTCAACAAATGCCAGTGGTGGCGCGCCGTTTTTAATCCAAAATGCAGTAAACCTAGGGGTTAACGTTGTTATTTCTGCCGGTAATGATGGCCCGAATCCGTTTATCATTATCACCAGAAGTATCATTAACTGA
- a CDS encoding S46 family peptidase has product MKAIYLLSAVALSLSFSIKADEGQWQPHQMPQLQQQLTAKGIQISGKQLADLSQYPMNAIVGLGYCSASFVSPQGLVVTNHHCAYNAIQNNSTQENNLITKGFLAKTLAEELPAGQQERLYITESVTDVTANVIGDLAADLSGEARFSAIEANRKALIKNCEADPNYRCSVVSFHHGLEYFQIKQLMLQDVRLVYAPAEAIGNFGGSIDNFEYPRHTGDYTFLRAYVSKEGKPAPYSIDNVPYQSKNYLKVNASGVRQNDGIILAGYPGSTSRYRLADEIAFAANWQYPAQVKTYQQIISTINRLSEQNPDLQVKYAATVKSLDNRMKKLEGLLDGFKVTDIHGIKSTSERELLNWINTDSSRKQYQQSINSLQSVIDAQHAFSQQVYYFETAKRSDLLNTAILLYRLAQESQKPDAEREMGFQQRDISMIKSRLARMERSFDPKMDLAIWSEQVAEYLAQLDAVRVPELDAALGVKPGMSQAEVSAKLAGLYVKSQLTSTAGRESWLGKTPADFATSQEPFIRIALAIADKNKALEQQEKELKGQLLAVRPAYMQAIIAYNKTLGKPVYPDANRTLRITYGSVDGYPAKDGVYKTPFTSVRGIIAKHTGKEPFNAPQPLMAAYQAGKTKGYFYQDLAAKPQQPWSCKLFSCPKPEVKAFNSVPVNFLSSADTTGGNSGSAVMNGKGELVGLNFDSTYESITKDWYFNPEITRAIHVDIRYVLWLMQYVDGAQNLLAEMDIVQ; this is encoded by the coding sequence ATGAAAGCTATTTACCTATTAAGTGCTGTTGCGTTAAGCCTCAGCTTTAGTATTAAGGCCGATGAAGGTCAATGGCAGCCGCATCAAATGCCACAATTACAGCAGCAACTTACTGCTAAAGGTATCCAAATTTCAGGAAAGCAGTTAGCTGATTTAAGCCAATACCCAATGAATGCTATTGTCGGTTTAGGCTATTGCTCGGCCTCTTTTGTCTCTCCGCAAGGGTTAGTGGTGACAAATCATCATTGTGCTTATAACGCTATACAGAATAATTCCACTCAAGAGAATAACCTTATCACCAAAGGCTTTTTAGCTAAAACGTTGGCTGAGGAATTACCTGCAGGGCAGCAAGAACGCTTATATATTACTGAGTCGGTAACTGACGTGACGGCCAACGTGATTGGAGATTTAGCGGCGGATCTGTCAGGAGAGGCACGCTTTAGCGCTATTGAAGCTAACCGTAAAGCATTAATAAAAAACTGTGAGGCAGATCCTAATTACCGCTGCTCTGTAGTGAGCTTTCATCATGGATTAGAATATTTTCAAATTAAACAATTAATGTTACAAGATGTGCGCTTAGTCTATGCACCAGCAGAAGCTATTGGTAACTTTGGTGGTAGTATCGATAATTTTGAATACCCACGCCACACCGGCGACTATACTTTTTTACGTGCTTATGTCAGCAAAGAAGGTAAGCCAGCGCCTTATTCTATAGACAACGTGCCTTATCAAAGTAAAAACTATTTAAAAGTAAATGCCAGTGGCGTGCGGCAAAATGACGGCATTATCTTGGCAGGTTATCCAGGTAGTACTAGCCGCTACCGCTTAGCTGATGAAATAGCATTTGCTGCCAATTGGCAATATCCGGCGCAAGTAAAAACCTATCAACAGATTATTAGCACTATAAATCGTTTAAGTGAGCAAAACCCTGACTTACAAGTAAAGTATGCAGCAACGGTTAAAAGTTTAGATAATCGGATGAAAAAACTAGAAGGGTTACTAGATGGCTTTAAGGTTACGGATATTCATGGCATTAAATCTACAAGTGAACGGGAGTTATTAAACTGGATTAACACCGATAGCAGCCGTAAACAGTATCAACAAAGCATTAACTCATTGCAAAGCGTAATTGATGCTCAGCATGCCTTTAGTCAGCAAGTTTATTATTTTGAAACGGCGAAACGTAGTGACTTACTTAATACTGCTATTTTACTTTATCGGCTAGCTCAAGAAAGCCAAAAGCCTGATGCTGAAAGAGAAATGGGCTTTCAGCAGCGGGATATAAGCATGATAAAAAGTCGCTTAGCTAGGATGGAAAGAAGCTTTGATCCAAAAATGGATTTAGCTATTTGGTCCGAACAAGTGGCTGAGTACTTAGCTCAACTTGATGCAGTACGAGTGCCAGAATTAGATGCAGCCTTAGGCGTTAAGCCAGGTATGAGTCAAGCTGAAGTAAGTGCTAAACTTGCTGGTTTATATGTAAAAAGCCAGCTTACTAGTACTGCAGGGCGGGAAAGCTGGTTAGGGAAAACACCTGCAGATTTTGCTACTAGCCAAGAGCCCTTTATTCGTATTGCTCTTGCTATTGCTGATAAAAATAAAGCCCTAGAACAACAAGAGAAAGAATTAAAAGGCCAGTTACTGGCTGTACGGCCTGCGTATATGCAAGCGATTATTGCATATAATAAAACCTTAGGTAAGCCAGTGTACCCAGATGCTAATAGAACTTTGCGTATTACTTATGGCTCTGTTGATGGTTATCCGGCTAAAGATGGCGTTTATAAGACACCATTTACATCGGTACGAGGAATCATTGCTAAACATACTGGCAAAGAGCCATTTAATGCGCCACAGCCATTGATGGCAGCGTACCAAGCAGGGAAAACTAAAGGCTATTTTTATCAAGATTTGGCAGCTAAACCTCAGCAGCCGTGGTCATGTAAACTATTTAGCTGCCCTAAACCAGAAGTAAAAGCCTTTAACTCAGTGCCGGTTAACTTTTTATCCAGCGCTGATACTACAGGTGGCAATTCTGGTTCTGCGGTGATGAATGGTAAAGGCGAGTTAGTAGGCTTAAACTTTGACTCTACTTATGAATCTATTACCAAAGACTGGTATTTTAATCCAGAAATTACCCGTGCCATTCATGTCGATATCCGTTATGTATTATGGTTGATGCAATACGTAGACGGTGCACAGAACTTGCTTGCTGAAATGGACATCGTCCAATAG
- a CDS encoding DUF1569 domain-containing protein yields MQRRKFIQYALAVPLATLLGTKVVAMVRHYPLFDLLQQLKRYPANKLISHGDWPVSQILQHLAQSVRYSRLGYPEHKSTLFHYTTGSIAFNAFAASGSMHHALNEPIPGAPSLVNKVPNDVALAELIQELEIFIAWQGDLAPHFAYGHLTKQQYYTAHYLHIQGHLIEISLS; encoded by the coding sequence ATGCAGCGGCGTAAGTTTATCCAATACGCTCTTGCCGTTCCATTAGCAACCTTATTAGGTACTAAGGTTGTTGCTATGGTGCGGCATTATCCGTTATTTGATTTGCTGCAACAGCTTAAACGTTATCCAGCAAATAAGTTAATTAGCCACGGCGACTGGCCTGTCAGTCAGATATTGCAGCACTTAGCGCAAAGTGTCCGTTATTCTCGCCTTGGTTATCCTGAGCATAAATCAACCTTGTTTCATTATACTACTGGCAGCATTGCATTTAATGCTTTTGCTGCCAGCGGTAGCATGCATCATGCTTTAAATGAACCTATACCTGGAGCACCGAGTTTAGTGAACAAGGTGCCTAATGATGTCGCGTTGGCTGAGTTGATACAAGAGCTAGAAATATTTATTGCTTGGCAAGGCGATTTAGCGCCGCACTTTGCTTATGGCCACCTAACTAAACAGCAATATTATACTGCGCATTATTTGCATATTCAGGGGCATTTAATTGAGATCAGTCTCAGTTGA
- a CDS encoding iron-containing redox enzyme family protein, which produces MSENTSEHILTPQGQQCLQALMRTWFEFERQLGRVPLIQRLERGQFSQADYRQLLLNWRQQVIEGSRWISRCASSFDRDYSDVRSVIIGHAREEHRDYEMLEQDFVAAGGELTAIQQASRNVGTEALHGFLMYRASQTNPADLIGAMWIIEGLGQKMASSWAEQIDKSTKSDGSFTRFMRYHGANDDDHMQKLYQLIDRLCQSPDQLSAIVRTARVTARLYCLQLEEVDNEY; this is translated from the coding sequence ATGTCTGAAAATACATCTGAACATATTTTAACGCCGCAAGGCCAGCAGTGCTTGCAAGCCTTAATGAGAACCTGGTTTGAGTTTGAGCGTCAGTTAGGCCGAGTGCCATTAATTCAACGTTTAGAGCGTGGCCAATTTAGCCAAGCCGATTACCGCCAGTTACTGCTTAACTGGCGCCAGCAAGTTATTGAAGGGTCGCGCTGGATCAGCCGTTGTGCCTCTAGTTTCGACCGTGATTATAGTGATGTACGCTCTGTTATTATTGGCCATGCCCGTGAAGAGCACCGTGATTATGAAATGCTAGAGCAAGACTTCGTTGCCGCAGGGGGCGAGTTAACCGCTATTCAGCAAGCTAGCAGGAATGTGGGCACTGAAGCTTTGCATGGTTTTTTAATGTATCGCGCCAGCCAAACAAACCCAGCAGACTTAATAGGCGCTATGTGGATTATTGAAGGTTTAGGCCAAAAAATGGCCTCAAGCTGGGCCGAGCAAATTGATAAAAGTACTAAGAGCGATGGCAGCTTTACTCGGTTTATGCGCTATCACGGCGCTAATGATGATGACCATATGCAAAAGCTGTATCAGTTAATTGACCGTTTATGCCAAAGCCCAGATCAGCTTAGTGCCATAGTGCGCACGGCGCGCGTTACCGCTCGGTTGTATTGCCTGCAATTAGAAGAGGTAGACAATGAGTACTGA
- a CDS encoding beta-ketoacyl-ACP synthase III: protein MSVFITSSGRHLPGPPINNEQIEPLLGLVHGKASRLKRRILQSNGIHTRHYAIDANHNTLITNSAMAAQAAEQCLHDSFLNKRQVKMLSAATSQGDIVLPGFGSMVQAELGLSDIELHSSHGICSSSMMALKTAYTNIKAGEQNNALVVASELTSRLFKASRYEAAGAAIDFNAEFLRWMLSDGAGALLLEQQPRGQCFRIDWIRSFSHADAYPVCMSVGFPSEQNGDRSWQDYPTYAEAEAAGALLIRQDVRLLENIVKLGVDGYLRLIAESRVQPEKVDHVLCHYSSHYFRGKIFDMMQRAGVGIAEEKWYSNLYSRGNTGCASIFIMLDEFKRTQSYKTGDTILCMVPESGRFNNAYMQLTVVEA from the coding sequence ATGAGTGTGTTTATTACCAGTAGTGGCCGGCATTTGCCTGGGCCGCCAATTAACAACGAGCAAATAGAGCCTTTATTAGGCTTAGTGCATGGTAAGGCTAGCCGGTTAAAACGACGTATTTTGCAGTCTAACGGCATTCATACTCGGCATTATGCAATAGATGCTAATCATAATACGCTAATAACTAATAGTGCTATGGCTGCACAGGCGGCTGAACAGTGTTTACACGATAGCTTTTTAAACAAAAGACAAGTAAAGATGCTAAGTGCGGCCACTAGCCAAGGTGATATTGTGTTGCCGGGCTTTGGCTCTATGGTGCAAGCCGAATTAGGCTTAAGTGATATAGAGTTACATAGCAGTCATGGTATTTGCTCTAGTAGCATGATGGCATTAAAGACGGCTTATACCAATATAAAAGCCGGTGAGCAAAACAATGCCTTAGTGGTTGCCAGTGAGCTAACTTCGCGTTTATTTAAAGCCAGCCGTTATGAAGCCGCTGGCGCTGCAATAGATTTTAATGCTGAGTTTTTACGCTGGATGTTATCTGATGGTGCCGGTGCTTTATTGTTAGAGCAACAGCCGCGTGGCCAGTGTTTTCGTATCGATTGGATCCGCAGTTTTTCACATGCCGATGCTTATCCGGTATGTATGAGCGTCGGCTTCCCTAGCGAGCAAAATGGCGATAGAAGCTGGCAAGATTACCCCACTTACGCTGAGGCAGAAGCTGCTGGCGCCTTACTTATTCGCCAAGACGTTAGGTTATTAGAAAACATTGTTAAGTTAGGTGTTGATGGTTATTTGCGTCTTATCGCTGAAAGCCGAGTGCAGCCCGAGAAAGTAGACCATGTATTATGCCATTATTCGTCGCATTACTTTCGCGGTAAAATTTTCGACATGATGCAGCGTGCTGGAGTCGGTATTGCTGAAGAAAAGTGGTACAGCAATTTATACAGTCGGGGCAATACTGGCTGTGCCTCAATTTTTATTATGCTTGATGAGTTTAAGCGCACCCAATCTTATAAAACCGGTGACACTATTTTATGTATGGTGCCAGAAAGTGGCCGTTTTAATAATGCGTATATGCAGTTAACTGTGGTTGAAGCTTAG
- a CDS encoding leucyl aminopeptidase family protein has translation MTPLLINGSAGIPLTIIAKQDFEQWLSKQASSLQNWLKATQFSAKGLSLIPDSDGQISQVIYVTDKPDAYWVCGDIVNQLPANQYLLSASDAQCRVAAFGWALGAYKFDRYKKNDKQYPQLVIDNADIVASTLQLVRSVSIVRDLVNTPAADMMPQHLAEVMQQLADEFGGKVQQIVGDDLLKQNYPTIHMVGRASDNLPRLIDLTWGDENAPKVTLVGKGVCFDSGGLDLKPGSGMRLMKKDMGGAAHVIGLAHQIMAAKLPVRLRVLVPAVENAVSANAFRPGDVIKTRKGLTVEIDNTDAEGRLVLCDALAEASNDKPDLLIDFATLTGAMRVALGTELPGFFSNDDTVAAEITAAGLKVEDPVWRMPLYKPYYDLTGSDIADLANCGKTPFGGAITAALYLEAFVDEGISWSHFDIMAWNNRALPGRPIGGEAFGLRAVFEYLQQRFAS, from the coding sequence ATGACCCCATTACTTATTAACGGCTCAGCCGGAATTCCTTTAACTATTATTGCTAAGCAAGACTTTGAGCAATGGCTTTCTAAACAAGCCTCTTCGCTACAAAACTGGCTTAAGGCCACTCAATTTTCAGCTAAAGGCTTAAGCCTTATTCCTGATAGCGATGGCCAAATTAGCCAAGTTATTTATGTTACCGATAAGCCTGATGCTTATTGGGTATGTGGTGATATTGTTAATCAGTTGCCAGCAAATCAATATTTACTATCAGCCAGTGATGCCCAGTGTCGTGTTGCTGCTTTTGGTTGGGCTTTAGGTGCTTATAAATTTGATCGTTATAAGAAAAACGATAAGCAGTATCCGCAACTGGTTATTGATAACGCCGATATCGTAGCCAGTACTTTACAATTAGTTCGCTCGGTGTCGATAGTACGTGATCTTGTTAATACGCCTGCAGCAGACATGATGCCGCAACACTTAGCCGAGGTTATGCAGCAATTAGCCGACGAATTTGGTGGCAAGGTTCAGCAAATTGTTGGTGATGATTTATTAAAGCAAAACTACCCTACTATTCATATGGTTGGCCGTGCTAGTGATAATTTACCGCGCTTAATTGACCTAACGTGGGGCGATGAAAATGCACCTAAAGTCACCCTAGTAGGTAAAGGTGTTTGCTTTGACTCTGGCGGTTTAGATTTAAAGCCGGGCTCTGGCATGCGCTTAATGAAAAAAGACATGGGCGGTGCTGCTCATGTTATTGGCCTTGCTCACCAGATTATGGCGGCAAAGCTCCCCGTGCGCCTGCGGGTATTAGTGCCTGCGGTTGAAAATGCGGTGTCGGCGAATGCCTTTAGGCCTGGCGATGTAATTAAAACGCGCAAAGGCTTAACCGTTGAAATAGATAATACCGACGCCGAAGGCCGCTTAGTATTATGTGACGCCTTAGCAGAAGCCAGTAACGATAAGCCTGACTTACTGATTGATTTTGCGACCTTAACCGGTGCTATGCGGGTAGCCTTAGGCACTGAATTACCCGGTTTTTTCAGTAATGATGATACCGTTGCCGCAGAGATAACCGCCGCGGGCTTAAAGGTTGAAGATCCGGTTTGGCGCATGCCGCTATATAAGCCTTATTATGACTTAACCGGCAGTGATATCGCCGATTTAGCTAACTGCGGCAAAACACCTTTTGGCGGGGCGATAACAGCCGCTTTATACCTAGAAGCTTTTGTTGACGAAGGTATTAGCTGGAGTCATTTTGATATAATGGCTTGGAATAATCGCGCCCTACCTGGCCGGCCTATAGGCGGTGAAGCCTTTGGTCTTCGTGCCGTGTTTGAATATTTACAGCAACGTTTTGCAAGCTAG
- the ggt gene encoding gamma-glutamyltransferase: MVFRLFIICLYLIVSFGCSPKPAESVKPSNTGAVASPDQYGALVAEQILRKGGNAVDAAVATAFTLAVTYPEAGNIGGGGFMTIWFDGKAYFLDYRETAPAAADKDMYLDENKEVIADLSLIGAKASGVPGTVMGLWEAHQKFGNLPWADLIQPAIVYAKMGFTVAENQFQYREDLLQQLEGKTNFAQYFSDMIANTNFKQPELAATLQRIAQEGPKDFYQGETARLLVAQMQRSGGLISLADLASYQSVWRQPVITDWQGYQVVTAPPPSSGGIALSQLLGLKQRLASHFDGVALNSSQYVHLIAEIEKRVFADRADYLGDPSFTEVPQAQLVAPSYLDKRANEINPKHISVTADVKPGLEGYHTTHFSILDKDGNAVSNTYTLNLDFGSGVVVEGAGFLLNNEMDDFSAKAGVPNAFGVVGSDANAIAPGKRMLSSMAPSLLLKDKQIELVIGTPGGSTIFTSIFQVINNLYDYKMPLADAVAAPRFHHQLLPKDQITMEPYAQPPKDVQQALEDKGYKLVTQSWNLGDIQAIKVSKGKVEAVADPRSRGVATVFNY, translated from the coding sequence ATGGTCTTTCGCTTATTCATTATCTGCTTATACCTAATTGTTAGCTTTGGCTGCTCACCCAAACCTGCAGAATCAGTTAAACCAAGCAACACCGGCGCAGTCGCCTCCCCCGATCAATACGGTGCCCTTGTTGCCGAACAAATTCTGCGCAAAGGCGGCAACGCGGTAGATGCAGCTGTAGCCACCGCTTTTACCCTAGCGGTCACTTATCCCGAAGCGGGTAATATTGGTGGTGGTGGTTTTATGACCATTTGGTTTGACGGCAAGGCCTACTTTTTAGATTACCGCGAAACCGCCCCTGCTGCCGCAGATAAAGATATGTATCTAGATGAGAACAAAGAAGTTATTGCCGACTTAAGCTTAATTGGCGCTAAAGCCAGTGGCGTACCCGGCACAGTAATGGGCTTATGGGAGGCGCACCAGAAATTTGGCAACTTACCTTGGGCCGACTTAATACAGCCTGCCATTGTCTACGCTAAAATGGGCTTTACCGTTGCTGAAAACCAGTTTCAATATCGGGAAGACTTACTGCAGCAATTAGAAGGTAAAACCAACTTTGCGCAGTACTTTAGCGATATGATTGCCAACACAAACTTTAAACAACCCGAGCTTGCCGCAACCTTGCAACGTATAGCACAAGAAGGCCCGAAAGACTTTTATCAAGGTGAAACCGCTAGGTTGTTAGTGGCACAAATGCAACGCAGCGGTGGCCTTATCAGCTTAGCCGATTTAGCCTCTTACCAAAGCGTATGGCGCCAGCCTGTTATTACCGACTGGCAAGGCTATCAAGTAGTTACAGCGCCACCGCCTAGCTCGGGCGGCATTGCGTTAAGCCAATTACTAGGCCTAAAGCAGCGTTTAGCGAGTCATTTTGATGGCGTGGCGTTAAATAGCAGCCAATATGTTCATTTAATCGCAGAAATTGAAAAACGGGTATTTGCCGACAGAGCCGATTACTTAGGTGATCCTAGCTTTACTGAAGTCCCCCAAGCGCAATTAGTTGCCCCCAGCTATTTAGACAAACGCGCCAACGAAATAAACCCAAAACACATCTCAGTAACAGCTGATGTTAAACCCGGCTTAGAAGGCTATCACACCACGCACTTTTCTATTTTAGATAAAGACGGCAATGCGGTATCTAATACCTACACCTTAAACCTAGACTTTGGCAGCGGAGTTGTTGTTGAAGGCGCTGGCTTTTTACTAAATAACGAAATGGATGACTTCTCTGCCAAAGCAGGTGTGCCTAATGCCTTTGGCGTGGTAGGCAGTGACGCTAATGCCATAGCCCCAGGTAAGCGTATGTTGTCGTCAATGGCACCGAGTTTACTACTTAAAGACAAACAAATAGAGTTAGTTATTGGCACCCCCGGCGGCTCGACCATTTTCACTTCTATTTTTCAGGTAATTAATAATCTCTACGATTATAAAATGCCCTTAGCCGACGCCGTAGCGGCGCCCCGCTTTCACCACCAACTATTACCTAAAGATCAAATCACTATGGAGCCCTATGCCCAGCCACCAAAAGATGTGCAGCAAGCATTAGAAGATAAAGGCTATAAGCTAGTAACCCAAAGCTGGAACCTAGGGGACATTCAGGCGATTAAAGTCTCCAAGGGTAAAGTTGAAGCTGTTGCCGATCCACGCTCAAGAGGTGTTGCAACCGTATTTAACTATTAA